TGGAAAAATTGTCTCAGAAAATGTAGAAGAACTATTGAATGTTAAAGAAGCAATGGCAAGAAGAATTTTATCTAATATGGCAAAAAAAGGTATTTTAGAAAAAATTGGCAAAACAAAAGGAAGCTACTATATTTTAAGCGAAAAGTTAAAAGTTAAAAAAAATTGAGAATGGAGAATGGAAAATGGAAAATTTAATTAAAGAGATAAAAAATTGTAAGATTGAGTGGAGGAAGTTAGGGGAGGTTGCGGAGTTAAAAAGAGGTAGAGTTATTTCTAAACAATATTTAGAGGATAGAAAAGGAAAATACCCAGTATATAGTTCTCAAACTGAAAAAAATGGAGAAATAGGTAAAATTGATACATATGATTTCGATGGTGAATTTGTAAATTGGACTACTGATGGAGCAAATGCAGGGACTATATTTTATAGAAAAGGTAAATTTTCTATTACAAATGTCAGTGGATTAATTATCTTAAAAAATTATAAGTTATTAACTTATAAATTTTTGTATTATTGGCTTTCAATAGAAGCAAAAAGGCATGTATATAAAGGGATGGGCAATCCTAAATTAATGAGTAATCAAATGGCTAAAATTACAATTCCTATCCCACCTATTGACATTCAAAAAAAAATAGTTAAAATCCTTGATAGATTTACAGAGCTAACCACAGAGCTAACCACAGAGCTAACCCTCAGGAAAAAGCAATACTATTACTACCTAAATAAACTCTTAACTTTTAAAGATGATGAAGTGGAGTGGAGGAAAATATCAGAAATATTTAATCTTAAAAACGGATATACGCCAAGTAAATCAAAAAAAGAATATTGGACAAATGGGACAATTCCGTGGTTTAAAATGGAAGATATAAGAATTAACGGCAATATTTTAGATAGTTCAATTCAAAAAGTGCATATTAGTGGAATAAAAGGAAAATTGTTTCCAGCAAATTCAATAATAATGGCTACTACGGCAACAATAGGAGAGCATGCATTAATTAAAGTAGAACATTTAACAAACCAACAATTTACAAATTTTTCGTTAAAAGATGAATTTAAAAATAAATTAGATATAAAGTTTGTATATTATTATTTTTTTATTATTGATGAGCAAGCAAAACAAAGTGTAAATAAGTCAAGTTTTCCAAGTGTGCAAATGAATGAATTAAAAAAATGGAATTTCCCCATCCCCCCACTCGAAAAACAAAAAGAGATTGTTGCAATTCTTGATAAATTCCATACACTTACAAACTCACTAACTGAGGGTTTGCCTCGTGAGATAAACTTGCGACAAAAGCAGTATGAATATTATCGTAATTTATTACTTGATTTTGAAAAGGATGAATAATGGGGAAAACATTAAGTGAAATAGTAGAAAAATTAGCAAATTCTCATAAAAAGGTTCAATTAATATATGGTTTTAATGGAACTGGTAAAACAAGATTATCAAGAGAATTTAAAAAATATATTAGTAAAGAGAACAAAAAGATAAATATTATATATTATAATGCCTTTACAGAAGATTTATTTTACTGGGATAATGATTTAGAAAATAATCAAGAATTTAAAATAAAAATACATTCAAATAATTTCACAAATTGGATTTTTAAAGAACAAGGCAAAGAAAATGAAGTTGTTAAGCATTTTCAATATTATACTAATAATAAATTGACACCAAATTTTAATAATGATTATAATGAAATAACTTTCTCTTTAGATAGAGGGGATGAAAGAGAAAAAGAATATATTAAAATATCCAAAGGTGAAGAAAGTGTTTTGATATGGAGTATTTTTTATAGTTTAATTGAGCTAATTATAGATGTCTTAGATGTAGCTGAGCCTTCAGATAGAGAGACAGATGAATTCGATTACTTAGAATATATTTTTATTGATGATCCTGTTACATCTTTGGATGAAAATCATTTAATAGAATTAGCAGTTAATTTGGCTACACTTATAAGGTCAAGTGAATCAGAAAAATTAAAATTTATAATTACAACTCATAATCCTTTATTTTATAATGTTTTATGTAATGAATTAAAGAAAGCTAAAAAATATTTAATGTTAAAAAATGAAGATGAAACATATGAATTGAAAGAATATAATAAAGATGCACCTTTTTCTTATCATGTTTTTTTGCTAAATGAATTAAAAAAAGCAATAGAAACAGATAATATAAAAAAATATCATTTTAATTTTCTAAGAAACATTTTTGAAAAGACTTCTACATTCTTAGGGTATGATAATTGGAAAGAACTACTTTCAAAGTTTGAAGGAGATGCGGAAGCATATTGGAATAGAATAATAAATTTATCGAGTCACTCTAAACATTCAGGGGATGAAATAAGTGAATTGAAAGATTTAGAAAAAAAAGTATTAAAAAATTTATTTAATCAAACTATTGAAAAATATCATTTTAATATTAAGGAATGAAAAATGTATAAACCAATAGCAAAAACCAATAACTTCATAATTCTTGATAAATTTGAAAAGTATGATTATGTAAAAGAGCAAAATACAGGGTATCAAAGTGAAAAGGCACTTGAAGACGAACTTATAAAAGATTTAATAAATCAAGGATATATTTATAGAGATGATATAAAAAATTATGAAAGTTTATTAAAAAATGTTCGTGAAAAAATAGAAAAACTTAATGATATAAAATTTAGCGATAGTGAATGGGAGAGATTTTTAAAAGAGTATCTTGATA
This Caminibacter mediatlanticus TB-2 DNA region includes the following protein-coding sequences:
- a CDS encoding restriction endonuclease subunit S, with translation MENLIKEIKNCKIEWRKLGEVAELKRGRVISKQYLEDRKGKYPVYSSQTEKNGEIGKIDTYDFDGEFVNWTTDGANAGTIFYRKGKFSITNVSGLIILKNYKLLTYKFLYYWLSIEAKRHVYKGMGNPKLMSNQMAKITIPIPPIDIQKKIVKILDRFTELTTELTTELTLRKKQYYYYLNKLLTFKDDEVEWRKISEIFNLKNGYTPSKSKKEYWTNGTIPWFKMEDIRINGNILDSSIQKVHISGIKGKLFPANSIIMATTATIGEHALIKVEHLTNQQFTNFSLKDEFKNKLDIKFVYYYFFIIDEQAKQSVNKSSFPSVQMNELKKWNFPIPPLEKQKEIVAILDKFHTLTNSLTEGLPREINLRQKQYEYYRNLLLDFEKDE
- a CDS encoding AAA family ATPase — protein: MGKTLSEIVEKLANSHKKVQLIYGFNGTGKTRLSREFKKYISKENKKINIIYYNAFTEDLFYWDNDLENNQEFKIKIHSNNFTNWIFKEQGKENEVVKHFQYYTNNKLTPNFNNDYNEITFSLDRGDEREKEYIKISKGEESVLIWSIFYSLIELIIDVLDVAEPSDRETDEFDYLEYIFIDDPVTSLDENHLIELAVNLATLIRSSESEKLKFIITTHNPLFYNVLCNELKKAKKYLMLKNEDETYELKEYNKDAPFSYHVFLLNELKKAIETDNIKKYHFNFLRNIFEKTSTFLGYDNWKELLSKFEGDAEAYWNRIINLSSHSKHSGDEISELKDLEKKVLKNLFNQTIEKYHFNIKE